One Yimella lutea DNA window includes the following coding sequences:
- a CDS encoding dienelactone hydrolase family protein: protein MKGKTLRPAATTMPLSAHRVAPGGSVRGGIVMLPGLRESDATIMELARRFAHERYVVLVPELVAGLGLDPQAAARAEQAWQDADLADDPTVGDVMAVMQSPDYERWVMKALRATVGELAKEPGVDTRIAVIGYGTGGGLAFALAAVDSRVRLALSYDCVATDIDLVENIKGAAVSFYAADNAAAAEGLPELRAAMRRAGVPFCAKKYPGNLNTLRDLAAVGPQSALARDLWQRSLAMLRLHLA from the coding sequence ATGAAAGGCAAGACGTTGAGACCCGCTGCGACGACCATGCCCCTGAGCGCCCACCGCGTGGCGCCGGGTGGAAGCGTACGCGGCGGCATCGTGATGCTGCCCGGGCTGCGCGAGTCGGACGCGACCATCATGGAACTCGCGCGCCGTTTCGCTCACGAGCGCTACGTCGTCCTCGTCCCCGAACTCGTCGCGGGCCTCGGCCTCGACCCGCAGGCGGCCGCGCGCGCGGAGCAGGCCTGGCAGGACGCCGACCTTGCCGACGACCCGACGGTCGGCGACGTCATGGCCGTCATGCAGAGCCCCGACTACGAGCGTTGGGTGATGAAGGCCCTGCGTGCCACCGTCGGGGAGCTAGCGAAGGAACCGGGCGTCGACACCCGGATCGCGGTGATCGGCTACGGCACCGGCGGGGGACTCGCGTTCGCGCTCGCGGCGGTCGATTCTCGGGTTCGCCTCGCACTGTCCTACGACTGTGTGGCCACCGATATCGACCTGGTCGAGAACATCAAGGGTGCAGCGGTCAGCTTCTACGCGGCCGACAACGCGGCGGCCGCAGAAGGTCTGCCCGAGTTACGGGCAGCGATGCGCCGTGCGGGAGTGCCGTTCTGCGCCAAGAAGTACCCGGGCAACCTCAACACGCTGCGTGATCTGGCGGCGGTCGGGCCGCAGTCGGCACTGGCTCGCGACCTGTGGCAGCGTTCGCTGGCGATGTTGCGGCTGCACCTCGCCTGA
- a CDS encoding antitoxin, translated as MNFTSIIAKAKNYAAKNPDKVRDGIDKAEAAVNAKTGNKYAGKVRQGADALEDQLGVPDAPAQPQGGEQPPTTPAPQPNQPGTQAGTQPGTQPPAAG; from the coding sequence ATGAACTTCACAAGCATCATCGCCAAGGCGAAGAACTACGCCGCGAAGAACCCCGACAAGGTGCGCGACGGCATCGACAAGGCCGAGGCCGCGGTCAACGCCAAGACCGGCAACAAGTACGCCGGCAAGGTGAGGCAGGGCGCAGACGCCCTCGAGGACCAGCTCGGGGTGCCGGACGCTCCCGCGCAGCCTCAGGGTGGCGAGCAGCCGCCGACCACTCCGGCTCCGCAGCCGAACCAGCCTGGCACCCAGGCGGGCACCCAGCCCGGAACGCAGCCGCCCGCAGCCGGCTGA
- a CDS encoding TIGR01777 family oxidoreductase yields the protein MLTRTHAFTVPVPHSRQEVWDWFARPGAFHRLAAPWTPLQPLEEARSLADGRAVLQAKVATASVPRGRWVAQHQPDEYIDGSQFGDHCVSQPFSAITGWKHLHRFEGDDASCRLIDQVTTRVPKSVLTPMFRYRGRQVTDDLNAHAAAARQWDAKPSTIAITGARGLVGTALTAFLSTGGHRVIHLVRGEPDPDAIHQQRHWDLETPDPAILDGVDAVVHLAGETIAGRFTAEHMSKVHDSRVGPTHRLAEAIVQHGGPRVFASASAIGFYGSEHTDELLDESSPSGDDFLASVVREWEEATSPTSDAGVRTVLVRTGLVQSARGGLLAVLRPLYEAFLGGRLGDGQQWMSWIAIDDLIDVYHRAIFDDVLAGPVNAVAPQPLRNEEFSKVLASVISRPSSLAVPKVGPQLLLGQRGARELALASQRVVPAALIDAGHRFRHPGLREALQHELGRTD from the coding sequence ATGCTGACCAGAACGCACGCGTTCACCGTTCCTGTGCCTCATTCCCGGCAGGAGGTCTGGGACTGGTTCGCCCGTCCGGGTGCCTTCCACCGGTTGGCGGCTCCGTGGACACCCCTGCAACCACTGGAGGAAGCGCGCAGTCTGGCCGACGGCCGGGCGGTGCTCCAAGCGAAGGTCGCGACGGCGTCCGTGCCCCGTGGCCGGTGGGTGGCCCAGCACCAGCCGGACGAGTACATCGACGGGAGTCAGTTCGGCGATCACTGTGTGTCCCAGCCGTTCTCGGCGATCACCGGGTGGAAGCACCTGCATCGCTTCGAGGGCGACGACGCGTCCTGCCGGTTGATCGACCAAGTGACGACCCGCGTCCCGAAGTCAGTGCTCACCCCGATGTTCCGCTACCGCGGACGTCAGGTGACCGACGATCTGAACGCTCACGCGGCTGCCGCTCGGCAGTGGGATGCGAAACCCAGCACCATCGCGATCACCGGCGCGCGCGGGTTGGTGGGGACGGCGCTGACCGCGTTCCTTTCGACCGGTGGCCACAGGGTCATCCACCTCGTGCGTGGCGAACCCGATCCCGACGCGATCCACCAGCAGCGGCACTGGGATCTCGAAACCCCCGACCCGGCGATCCTCGACGGGGTCGACGCGGTGGTCCACCTGGCCGGCGAGACGATCGCCGGCAGGTTCACCGCCGAACACATGAGCAAGGTGCACGACAGTCGGGTCGGTCCGACCCATCGGCTGGCGGAGGCGATCGTGCAGCACGGCGGTCCGCGGGTGTTCGCCTCCGCATCCGCGATCGGTTTCTACGGCTCCGAGCACACCGACGAACTGCTGGACGAGTCGAGCCCGTCGGGCGACGACTTCCTGGCCAGTGTGGTGCGTGAGTGGGAAGAGGCGACTTCGCCGACCTCCGACGCAGGTGTCCGGACGGTGCTGGTCCGCACAGGTTTGGTGCAGTCGGCCCGCGGAGGCCTGCTGGCCGTCCTTCGTCCGTTGTACGAGGCCTTCCTGGGCGGTCGTCTTGGTGACGGGCAGCAGTGGATGTCGTGGATCGCCATCGACGACCTGATCGACGTCTATCACCGCGCGATCTTCGACGATGTGCTCGCCGGTCCGGTGAATGCCGTTGCCCCGCAGCCACTTCGCAACGAGGAGTTCAGCAAGGTGCTCGCGTCGGTGATCTCCCGGCCGAGTTCGCTCGCGGTGCCGAAGGTGGGCCCGCAGTTGCTGCTCGGCCAACGCGGAGCGCGGGAGTTGGCGCTCGCCAGCCAGCGCGTCGTGCCCGCCGCGCTCATCGACGCCGGACACAGGTTCCGACACCCGGGCCTGCGGGAGGCGCTGCAGCACGAGCTCGGCCGAACCGACTGA
- the iolD gene encoding 3D-(3,5/4)-trihydroxycyclohexane-1,2-dione acylhydrolase (decyclizing) — MSSSYPYAHAPTVRLTVGQALVRFLTQQYSERDGDERRLIAGTFGIFGHGNVAGVGQALLQNSVDAKEDDEMPYWLMRNEQGGVHAAAGFAKETRRRQTLAVTTSIGPGATNMVTGAALATTNRLPVLLLPSDQFATRYPDPVLQQLEDPRSLDISVNDAFKPVSRFWDRINRPEQLMPSLLAAMRVLTDPAETGAVTICLPQDVQAEAYDWPQEFFSRRVWHIPRPAPDPAALERAVAAIKAAERPLIVAGGGVVYSEASDVLREFASVTGIPVTDTQSGKGAINFDHPVAVGGVGSTGNSAANALAAQADLIIGIGTRYSDFTTASHTAFARPDVKFVNINVQSFDAAKNSATMVVADARAALVALQEQMAGWHTDDAYQQEAAGLWDEWNDVIEQCYHRDHEPLPAQTEVFGALNDELAERDVIINAAGSMPGDLQCLWRATSPDQYHLEYAYSTMGYEIPAALGVRLAIGDEDRNVVAVVGDGSYQMMPMELATIASEGIKVIVVLLDNAGFASIGALSESVGSQRFGTKYRMRDASSGRLDGAPVPFDLAANAASWGVKVVRSDGIEEFRSSLRTALDGEESVVLYIETDLTGPNPPGSSWWDVPVSETSTLQSTTAARAAYEQRKRDQRHHL; from the coding sequence ATGAGCTCGAGTTATCCGTACGCCCACGCGCCCACCGTTCGCCTGACGGTCGGCCAGGCACTCGTCCGCTTTCTGACGCAGCAGTACTCGGAGAGGGACGGCGATGAGCGGCGTTTGATCGCAGGCACATTCGGGATCTTCGGACACGGGAACGTCGCCGGCGTGGGCCAGGCCCTGCTGCAGAACTCGGTCGATGCGAAAGAAGACGACGAGATGCCGTACTGGCTGATGCGCAACGAGCAGGGCGGGGTTCATGCGGCCGCCGGGTTTGCGAAGGAGACGCGGCGCCGCCAGACACTGGCCGTCACCACGTCCATCGGCCCCGGCGCGACGAACATGGTCACCGGCGCCGCCCTCGCGACAACCAATCGACTACCGGTACTGCTGCTGCCGTCCGACCAGTTCGCCACCCGCTACCCCGACCCCGTGCTGCAGCAATTGGAAGACCCGCGTTCGCTCGACATCTCGGTCAACGACGCATTCAAACCGGTCTCACGTTTCTGGGACCGGATCAACCGTCCGGAACAGTTGATGCCCTCGCTGCTCGCTGCCATGCGGGTGCTGACCGATCCGGCCGAGACCGGTGCGGTGACGATCTGCCTGCCACAGGATGTGCAGGCCGAGGCGTACGACTGGCCGCAGGAGTTCTTCTCCCGCCGGGTCTGGCACATTCCCCGACCGGCCCCCGACCCGGCGGCTCTCGAACGAGCAGTCGCCGCGATCAAGGCTGCCGAGCGACCCCTGATCGTCGCCGGTGGTGGCGTCGTCTACTCGGAGGCGAGTGACGTCCTGCGCGAGTTCGCCTCTGTCACAGGGATTCCGGTGACCGACACTCAGTCCGGCAAGGGTGCGATCAACTTCGACCATCCGGTGGCCGTCGGTGGAGTCGGCTCGACCGGCAACTCCGCGGCGAATGCGCTCGCTGCGCAGGCGGATCTGATCATCGGCATCGGCACCCGGTACTCCGACTTCACCACCGCGTCACACACCGCGTTCGCGCGTCCGGACGTGAAGTTCGTGAACATCAACGTGCAGTCCTTCGACGCCGCGAAGAACTCGGCGACGATGGTCGTGGCCGATGCACGCGCCGCGCTCGTCGCGTTGCAGGAGCAGATGGCGGGGTGGCACACCGACGACGCGTATCAGCAGGAAGCAGCGGGGCTCTGGGACGAGTGGAACGACGTCATCGAGCAGTGCTATCACCGCGACCACGAGCCGCTCCCGGCACAGACCGAGGTGTTCGGTGCACTCAACGACGAACTGGCCGAGCGCGACGTGATCATCAATGCGGCGGGTTCGATGCCGGGCGACCTGCAGTGCCTGTGGCGCGCGACCTCGCCCGACCAGTACCACCTCGAATACGCCTACTCGACCATGGGATACGAGATTCCGGCAGCGCTCGGCGTCCGCCTCGCGATCGGCGACGAAGACCGGAATGTCGTCGCCGTCGTCGGTGACGGTTCCTACCAGATGATGCCGATGGAACTCGCGACCATCGCGTCCGAAGGCATCAAGGTCATCGTCGTGCTGCTCGACAACGCGGGCTTCGCCTCGATCGGTGCGCTGTCGGAGTCTGTCGGGTCGCAGCGCTTCGGCACGAAGTACCGGATGCGGGACGCGTCCAGCGGGCGTTTGGACGGGGCGCCGGTGCCGTTCGACCTCGCGGCAAATGCGGCGTCCTGGGGTGTGAAGGTGGTGCGCAGCGACGGAATCGAGGAGTTCCGCAGCAGTCTGCGTACTGCGCTGGACGGCGAGGAGTCCGTGGTGCTCTACATCGAGACCGACCTCACCGGCCCCAATCCCCCGGGTTCGTCCTGGTGGGACGTACCGGTCAGCGAGACCTCCACCTTGCAGTCGACCACAGCTGCGCGTGCGGCGTACGAGCAGCGCAAGCGCGATCAGCGCCATCACCTGTGA